A stretch of the Pyramidobacter piscolens W5455 genome encodes the following:
- the ribF gene encoding riboflavin biosynthesis protein RibF translates to MIVCIGAFDGYHRGHFSLFRQAREMAARAHTEWKIVTFSPHPRYVLGGLKARLFTLEDAAFLRRNFDIPEPLEIPFTREFASTEPRLFLDELRARLGVTGIVVGREFRFGRDRSGDGEFLARYCAERGLELALMPQLVMDDGIVVSSTRVRDMVQAGNVDQAAELLGYPWFLFSEVVGGERRGRAMGYPTANMLPDEKKLTPGEGVYAGAMWHGGRWWPAAISVGRNPTFLVQGSLRIEAHVIGFHGDLYGRRPLLAFLKRLRLMTRFSGRMSLMKQLALDCEETRRVFDASRPLLKVFHCLPSFD, encoded by the coding sequence GTGATCGTCTGCATCGGAGCTTTCGACGGCTATCACCGCGGCCATTTTTCCCTGTTCCGTCAGGCGCGGGAAATGGCCGCGCGCGCTCATACCGAATGGAAAATCGTCACCTTTTCGCCGCACCCCCGTTACGTGCTGGGCGGCCTGAAGGCCCGGCTTTTCACACTCGAGGACGCCGCGTTTCTGCGCCGCAATTTCGACATCCCCGAGCCGCTGGAAATCCCTTTTACTCGAGAATTCGCCTCGACGGAGCCGCGGCTGTTCCTCGACGAACTGCGGGCGCGTCTGGGCGTGACGGGCATCGTCGTCGGGCGCGAGTTCCGCTTCGGGCGCGATCGCTCCGGCGACGGCGAGTTTCTCGCCCGCTACTGTGCCGAGCGCGGGCTGGAACTGGCGCTGATGCCGCAGCTGGTCATGGACGACGGCATCGTCGTCAGCAGCACCCGCGTCCGCGACATGGTGCAGGCGGGGAACGTGGACCAGGCGGCGGAACTGCTCGGCTATCCGTGGTTCCTTTTTTCAGAAGTCGTGGGGGGCGAGCGCCGCGGGCGCGCCATGGGTTATCCCACGGCGAACATGCTTCCCGACGAAAAAAAACTGACGCCCGGTGAGGGCGTGTACGCCGGCGCGATGTGGCACGGCGGCCGCTGGTGGCCGGCGGCCATTTCGGTCGGGCGCAATCCGACGTTTCTCGTTCAGGGCAGTCTGCGCATCGAAGCGCATGTGATCGGTTTTCACGGCGATCTGTACGGCCGTCGGCCGCTGCTGGCCTTTTTGAAGCGGCTGCGCCTGATGACGCGCTTCAGCGGGCGCATGAGCCTGATGAAACAGCTGGCGCTCGACTGCGAGGAAACGCGGCGGGTCTTCGACGCCTCGCGGCCGCTGTTGAAAGTTTTCCATTGCCTGCCGTCGTTTGACTGA
- a CDS encoding ECF transporter S component, with the protein MKDDTMSLARCRRFSLHSLVLTGMLGAVGALLMILEFPVPFVPPFVKFDLSELPVILGGCMMGPGAGAFAAVVKVTLNFLLNGTTTMGVGEAANLWGSLCYVVPAALFYGRRRTKRAAAQALLWGTLCASSLIVLGNFFVFFPAYARLLGLKMETVIGMGHAANAAVTDLYTLMIYALLPFNLFKYGVTSLLAFVMYKRLKRFLRFPGEERERGRETWDE; encoded by the coding sequence ATGAAGGATGATACCATGTCGCTGGCGCGCTGCCGGCGTTTTTCGCTGCATTCGCTTGTTCTGACGGGTATGCTTGGAGCGGTCGGCGCGCTGCTGATGATCCTCGAATTTCCGGTGCCTTTTGTGCCGCCGTTCGTGAAGTTCGATCTTTCCGAGCTGCCGGTGATCCTCGGCGGCTGCATGATGGGGCCCGGCGCCGGAGCTTTTGCGGCGGTCGTCAAGGTAACGCTCAATTTCCTGCTTAACGGCACGACGACCATGGGCGTCGGCGAGGCGGCAAACCTGTGGGGCAGTCTGTGCTACGTCGTGCCCGCGGCGCTTTTTTACGGCCGCCGGCGCACGAAACGCGCCGCTGCGCAGGCGCTGCTTTGGGGCACGCTGTGCGCTTCGTCGCTGATCGTGCTGGGCAACTTTTTCGTCTTTTTTCCTGCTTACGCGCGCCTGCTGGGACTGAAAATGGAGACGGTGATCGGCATGGGGCACGCCGCCAATGCCGCGGTGACGGATCTCTATACGCTGATGATCTACGCCCTGCTGCCGTTCAACCTGTTCAAATACGGCGTCACCTCGCTGCTGGCGTTTGTGATGTACAAGCGGCTGAAGCGGTTCCTGCGCTTTCCCGGTGAGGAACGCGAGCGGGGGAGAGAAACATGGGACGAATGA
- a CDS encoding DNA-3-methyladenine glycosylase I has protein sequence MGRMKPPEGSCPWSAADPLLKEYHDREWGVPQHDDRVLFEHLLMESMSCGLSWLLMLRKRRCFARNFSRFDYAQVAGYDEATVARIMADPEMIHAERKVRAVVDNARRFLDVRREFGSFAAYVWSFTDGRTVIYPAYQKQRLTRSALSDAFSGDLRRRGFKFVGTVSMFSFLEACGMINDHLHGCFRCGETRALNKTVIVADPDAPWIVGK, from the coding sequence ATGGGACGAATGAAGCCGCCGGAAGGGAGCTGCCCCTGGAGCGCAGCGGATCCCCTGCTGAAAGAATATCACGATCGCGAGTGGGGTGTGCCGCAGCATGACGACCGCGTCCTCTTCGAGCATCTGCTGATGGAATCCATGAGCTGCGGGCTGAGCTGGCTGCTGATGCTGCGCAAGCGCCGATGCTTCGCGCGCAATTTCAGCCGGTTCGATTACGCTCAGGTGGCCGGATACGACGAGGCAACAGTCGCTCGGATCATGGCCGATCCCGAGATGATCCACGCCGAACGCAAAGTGCGCGCCGTCGTGGACAACGCCCGGCGCTTTCTCGACGTGCGCCGGGAATTCGGCAGCTTCGCGGCGTACGTCTGGAGCTTCACGGACGGGCGCACCGTGATCTATCCCGCGTATCAAAAACAGCGCCTGACGCGCAGCGCTCTTTCCGACGCGTTCAGCGGCGACCTGCGCCGACGCGGCTTCAAGTTCGTCGGCACGGTGAGCATGTTCTCGTTCCTCGAAGCCTGCGGCATGATCAACGATCATCTGCACGGCTGCTTCCGCTGCGGCGAAACGCGCGCGCTGAATAAAACCGTGATCGTAGCGGATCCCGACGCGCCGTGGATCGTCGGGAAGTAA
- a CDS encoding sugar-binding transcriptional regulator — MPSSKIERLIEAARLYYEENMTQQAVAARLGVSRPMVSVLLREARTTGIVTITINRAASQTPLIARRLESLFSIKKAIVVPALNNHSQTDAAVTAAAYRFCFDGETQPENTGVGWGHMMGQLADYAEGTKKKALRGQSAIFPLIGSIGASYRGYRTNEIVALLADQTGMKAEFLHMPAFFESEEELNAFTATKACGDILRRWDAMDRAVISVSNCAAYPDLGVEYRFGARLTQNACTGRVLAHYFDVDGRIIAAKVNNVLQPSIERLRNVPEVTAVCSSLLQPACMLGALRLSVIDTLILPAPLAVKTLELAG; from the coding sequence GTGCCCTCATCGAAAATCGAACGGCTCATCGAAGCCGCCCGCCTTTACTACGAAGAAAACATGACGCAGCAAGCCGTCGCCGCGAGGCTGGGCGTTTCGCGCCCCATGGTCAGCGTGCTGCTGCGCGAAGCGCGAACGACCGGCATCGTCACCATCACGATCAACCGCGCCGCAAGCCAGACGCCGCTGATCGCCCGCCGGCTGGAATCCCTCTTCTCCATCAAAAAGGCCATCGTCGTTCCCGCGCTGAACAATCACAGCCAGACTGACGCCGCCGTCACCGCGGCCGCCTACCGCTTCTGTTTCGACGGCGAAACTCAGCCCGAAAACACCGGCGTCGGCTGGGGGCACATGATGGGACAGCTCGCCGACTACGCCGAAGGCACGAAAAAAAAGGCACTCCGCGGCCAGTCGGCGATCTTTCCGCTCATCGGCAGCATCGGCGCTTCGTATCGCGGCTATCGCACGAACGAGATCGTCGCCCTTCTCGCCGACCAGACGGGCATGAAAGCCGAATTTCTGCACATGCCGGCCTTTTTCGAATCAGAAGAGGAACTGAACGCCTTCACTGCAACAAAAGCCTGCGGCGACATCCTCCGGCGCTGGGACGCCATGGACCGCGCCGTCATTTCCGTCTCGAACTGCGCCGCCTATCCCGACCTCGGCGTCGAATACCGCTTCGGCGCGCGGCTGACGCAAAACGCCTGCACCGGCCGCGTGCTGGCACATTATTTCGACGTCGACGGACGGATCATCGCGGCAAAAGTCAACAACGTCCTGCAACCCTCGATCGAACGGCTCCGCAACGTTCCCGAAGTGACCGCCGTCTGCTCGTCTCTGCTCCAGCCCGCCTGTATGCTGGGCGCGCTGCGACTGAGCGTCATCGACACGCTGATCCTCCCGGCCCCGCTGGCAGTCAAAACGCTGGAGCTCGCCGGCTGA